Proteins from a genomic interval of Lolium perenne isolate Kyuss_39 chromosome 1, Kyuss_2.0, whole genome shotgun sequence:
- the LOC127337157 gene encoding protein FAR-RED IMPAIRED RESPONSE 1-like — MCVMNYKLFGDYISFDTTFSTNKYGLPFVPIVGVNNHGSTVLFAVALLKDQTTETFIWVMETFVQAMGGKEPKTIITDQDKAMKKAIQTVLKSTTHRNCYYHIVTKMSQKESTFFAKNLGLSELLMYIAKNAFTPDEFEMGWNKVIKDYNAGGEKHLSKLFRIRHRWVLAYFMDKFYPFSSSTGRSESTNNMWKCYSQHTDTITMFLEQYEVIQDKCLSALDKKKLTSTLKTAKLVTRHPFEKQALEQFTHEIFEKFQIEITNNTAFKVDGSLEPGRHLRLKRIVKFYNHMEFKRELFDVTFDDEKKNFMCSCKKMQRDGIHCCHVIKAMVHMEINDLPESFVIKRWRKDIDMELATLGNVADASCGDETLKFAGVMSHMAELCNKVCPNDKAYNVMIQCMRDMETKVLAAIREDEGAKKLHDEETGSNETLRDPPMSDGRGTKRGDRMMPGSEKRQKTRQIKCEHCKTS; from the coding sequence ATGTGCGTAATGAACTACAAGCTGTTCGGTGACTATATATCTTTCGACACAACTTTCAGCACAAATAAGTATGGATTACCATTTGTTCCTATAGTTGGGGTGAACAATCACGGCTCCACAGTACTGTTTGCCGTTGCTCTACTCAAGGATCAAACAACAGAAACATTTATATGGGTTATGGAAACATTTGTTCAGGCCATGGGTGGAAAAGAACCAAAGACAATAATAACAGACCAGGACAAAGCAATGAAGAAAGCAATACAAACAGTTCTAAAGTCTACAACCCACAGGAACTGCTACTACCACATCGTGACCAAGATGAGTCAGAaagagagcaccttctttgcaaAAAACTTAGGACTGTCGGAACTGCTAATGTACATTGCAAAGAACGCATTCACACCAGATGAGTTCGAAATGGGATGGAATAAAGTGATAAAGGATTACAATGCTGGCGGAGAAAAACACCTAAGCAAGTTATTCAGGATAAGACACAGGTGGGTACTAGCGTACTTCATGGACAAATTTTACCCATTCTCATCAAGCACAGGAAGGAGCGAGAGCACAAATAACATGTGGAAATGCTATAGCCAGCACACAGACACAATAACAATGTTCCTTGAGCAATATGAGGTCATACAAGACAAGTGCTTATCTGCCCTGGACAAGAAGAAGCTCACATCAACACTGAAAACAGCAAAACTAGTAACAAGACATCCGTTTGAGAAGCAAGCTCTTGAACAATTCACACATgaaatattcgagaagttccagaTCGAGATCACAAACAACACGGCATTCAAGGTAGATGGATCACTTGAACCTGGTCGCCACCTGCGGCTGAAAAGAATAGTGAAATTCTACAACCACATGGAATTCAAAAGGGAGTTGTTTGACGTCACATTTGACGATGAAAAAAAGAACTTCATGTGTTCCTGCAAAAAGATGCAGAGGGATGGTATACATTGCTGCCATGTAATAAAAGCAATGGTTCACATGGAGATCAATGATTTGCCAGAGAGTTTTGTGATTAAAAGATGGAGAAAAGACATAGACATGGAACTCGCAACATTAGGAAATGTAGCAGATGCTTCTTGCGGAGACGAAACACTAAAGTTTGCCGGTGTGATGAGCCATATGGCAGAACTTTGCAACAAAGTGTGCCCAAATGACAAAGCATATAATGTCATGATTCAGTGTATGCGTGATATGGAAACAAAAGTGCTGGCAGCAATAAGAGAAGATGAAGGAGCTAAAAAACTACACGATGAAGAAACAGGTAGCAACGAAACATTACGTGACCCACCAATGTCCGACGGAAGAGGAACAAAAAGAGGAGACAGAATGATGCCAGGTTCAGAAAAAAGACAAAAAACTAGACAAATAAAATGCGAACACTGCAAAACATCATGA